The sequence CGACCTATTTCCAACGCAGTGTGTATACGATCGGTAGTACGTCTGAAAGGCAGGCTCAAACCAGCTGTTACAGCATAATAGTTCAGATCCGTATTGCGTAAGGAAATATAATCCTTACCATACGTTAGACCTAACCTATACGTTACACGATCAAAATAACGGGTCATACTTGCCATATTCGGCGTGTATTCACCACCGATACTGAGCTTATAATTGTCTTCAACAGAGTCAACTGCGCCAAAATTCCTGAACTCACTCCACTTAGTACCAGTGTAATCTACACCAACCATCCATTTATCGGTACCTATCAATTGCGCTCCAGCTGTGTAGGTCATAGGCAACGTAGTTTTGCCTTCCAGGCCACCGTGGTTCAGTGCGGTATCGTAGGTAGTAGTTGTGGTCGCGCTGTTTCTCAGTAACCAGTACTCATCACGTTCAGCACCGATAGTCTGAGTAGTAGCCAACGTTGCGCCAATACGTATTCCAAGTTTTTTGTTCAATTCACCATCGTACATTGCCCCGACTTTCCAATAGATACCGCCCAGCTGGGTAGCATTGACAAAGGCACTATGGTGTGCTTTTACTGTATCGATACTCAATAGCTGCTGTGCTGTTTGGATGGTACCGAACAGGTAGCCAACATTAAAGCCGGCACTAAAACCCTTATACCGGCCACCAGCCCCTACGAAACCATAGCTGGTACTTCCAGAGCCTGCAAACTCGTTAATTATTTTACCCAAACCGGGCTCCGAGCTGCTATCCTGCAGATTGTAATATACCCGGGAATACGGTCGCAGACCAAAGCTGATGCCAGCATTTTTGGCCACAGGGATACCTACATTCAGATGCGATAAGGTAGCGCTGCCTGTTGAATATTTCTGGTCTCCGGTGGTCGCATTGCGGATACCGCCCTCGCCTCCCGCCTCATAAGTAGTCAGTTTTAGTGCACTATACGAGGCCGGGTTGTCAGTATTTACTGCGAAAGGGTTAGAGTACGCGCTCGAGATGCTGCCCATACCGCGAAGAAGCGTATTCACGCCATTTCTTTGCTCACCTATACCAAAACGGGAATAGGGCGAATTTTCGCCGGTAACCCGTTTTGAAACAATATCATCATTTTGAGAAAACGCTTGAAAACCCGCCGACAAACAAAGAACCGACGTAAAAAAATACTTAGCGTATGTGTGGAACATTATAGTTCAGGATTAGATTTAGTCCCTTGAGCAACAAGTCAGGGTCTGCAAATATCTTACTTTTCACCTTGGTTGCAAAGAAGGGCAAATCACCCCCAGTTAAGATGGCGTTAAAATCGGGGTATTGCGAAGTGAACTCAGTTATCATGCCATCGATCTCCGCAGCAATACCAAACACTGCACCGCTACGCATACAAGTCGCTGTATCGTAGCCCAGGAGCAGCAATTCGCCTTCGAGAGGCACCTCCGGAAGACGGTCTGTAAACGCATGCATTGCTTTAAGACGCATATGAAGACCCGGTGATATAGCACCGCCGCGAAAAGTCTTATTTTTTTGAACAAAGTTGTATGTCACACAAGTGCCAATGCTGATCACCAGGTTGTTTTTGTCCGGATTGAGCATGTGCGCACCTACAGCAAGCCCCAAACGGTCAGCCCCAAGTGTATCCGGCGATGAATAGGCATTCATTATCGGTACACGGGTGCTATTCGTCAGTTTGATAAAAGCCTTCAGCTTATCATTCATTACTTGCTCTGCCTCAGATGTGTGGTTGGTCACAGCACACATAATACCTTTGGCAGGGTGGTAACTGTTGATAAGCTCATTGATAGCTTCAGGTGCCTCTGCAGCTGAAAAATTACGGGCTTCCACTTGTTGATCGCTATTGTAAACAGCAGCTTTTACGCGGGTATTACCCCAGTCAACACAGAGATTTACTGACATATCCAGTTGTATTTAGGTGTACGAATATCTCTAAAATAGTAAAATTAGTCTGATTGTCTATACAGACCGGGGAAAATCAAAATCTATAAATCAATATCGCCCAAAGAGAGATTTTTAAAATGACCATTCAACTGTATCCGTTCTTTTACCTTTTCCAATTCCTGTACTACTTTCGTCATGTTATCGAGGTGACGTCGAAGGTATTCAAGGCGCTGTATTTCAGTAAATATGCTTAAAAGTTCATATTCCTGCTCTTTGGTCAATCCTACCTGGTGGGCTATTTCATAGGATACCATCGGCTTTTTTTGTTCAGGAAACTTCTCAGACAGGCTTAGCAACGCATATAAACGTTTTACTTCACTAAACACATGATTCGCCAGGTTCGAATCTCCTGAAGCCATAAAATTCTGGGGATAGCTCACTATTGCACCTGAAAACAGCTTATCCGGAATTTCTTTTACGACTTCGAGTATGCGGAATACATTTAAGCCACGAGTGCGGACGTCCATTTCGCCGTTCTCATACTCCTTTACCAGTTCCAATATCTCGATCGACGTACCGTATTCCCTTACCCCTTGATCCTTATCAAGAACAACCGGAATGCCGAAAGCCTTTCGTTCTCTCATGCATTCATTTATCAGCTGCTTATAACGAGGTTCAAATATATGCAGGTTCAAAGGCTCGCCCGGATATACTACTACGTCTAACGGAAATATTGGTATAAAGTTCATTTATGCTTGCTTTTGCTGCCCCGTGATCCCTTTTAGCAAGATGTGTCTTTGCCAGAGCAGGAAAAACAAATATACAAACACTCCGAATTGAATTTCCAGCATGGGTTCTACCAGCAGAGGTAACAGCAATACAAGCCATACCATAGCAAAAAAGAAACTGTCCCGGTTACGCCGCACATAGCGCAATGGCGCAAAAACCCATGTAACGAACAGCAGCAAGGCTGGGATACCGACGGCCAAACCCATTACCAGGAACTGATTATGCGGTAGTATTTTAAGATCATTATCGGTGCCGGGATAGTATTTATCGTAACCCTTTGCCATAGCTGTCATCATATCACCAAGGCCAACGCCGGCCAGTGGATGAGCGGCAATAACGCGGCTGGATATTTCATACGATATCATCCGGTTCATGTCGCTGTATATGGCAGATATCTCACCTTGACGAAACAGGATATACATGTAGTTGAAATACCCTACCCTATTCCTTAGCGTTGGTACATATTCGATCGCTACCAAAGCCATCACGATCAGTACTATGAAAACAGCTATTGCAAGCGCCTTATTTCGGCGTGACACATAGAACACCGTGTAAGCTATAATAAAGAGATACCATAGCATAAGTCCCGTACGGGCTGCCAAAACATGCAGGTATACGCTGAGAACCACCATTGTTATTGCAACAAATCCTTTCATGATTTTACCTTCGAGGCGCGGCCAGAAATAAGCACACCAGATAATGGTCAGCAAAATGCAAAGGCTGAATCGAATATGATCGTTCTCGGCCAACGTAGGCAAGACCTTAGATACTTTGTATCCATAAATAAGGTCATTGAAATTACTCGCAAGGAAAGACGCGCT comes from Polluticoccus soli and encodes:
- a CDS encoding LON peptidase substrate-binding domain-containing protein, with the protein product MNFIPIFPLDVVVYPGEPLNLHIFEPRYKQLINECMRERKAFGIPVVLDKDQGVREYGTSIEILELVKEYENGEMDVRTRGLNVFRILEVVKEIPDKLFSGAIVSYPQNFMASGDSNLANHVFSEVKRLYALLSLSEKFPEQKKPMVSYEIAHQVGLTKEQEYELLSIFTEIQRLEYLRRHLDNMTKVVQELEKVKERIQLNGHFKNLSLGDIDL
- a CDS encoding O-antigen ligase family protein, whose translation is MSSTRKNSFLSHKLISRTNIALVAICCMLAGFLTSRALLSFGITMFGVAGLWGMHPKEWLKQKWWLLGVVWVSILALSYFWSSNKADWAYRMEIKMPFLLLPLAFSLLPAFSLNQLRGFTVAICSLLLISAIYSASFLASNFNDLIYGYKVSKVLPTLAENDHIRFSLCILLTIIWCAYFWPRLEGKIMKGFVAITMVVLSVYLHVLAARTGLMLWYLFIIAYTVFYVSRRNKALAIAVFIVLIVMALVAIEYVPTLRNRVGYFNYMYILFRQGEISAIYSDMNRMISYEISSRVIAAHPLAGVGLGDMMTAMAKGYDKYYPGTDNDLKILPHNQFLVMGLAVGIPALLLFVTWVFAPLRYVRRNRDSFFFAMVWLVLLLPLLVEPMLEIQFGVFVYLFFLLWQRHILLKGITGQQKQA
- a CDS encoding type III pantothenate kinase yields the protein MSVNLCVDWGNTRVKAAVYNSDQQVEARNFSAAEAPEAINELINSYHPAKGIMCAVTNHTSEAEQVMNDKLKAFIKLTNSTRVPIMNAYSSPDTLGADRLGLAVGAHMLNPDKNNLVISIGTCVTYNFVQKNKTFRGGAISPGLHMRLKAMHAFTDRLPEVPLEGELLLLGYDTATCMRSGAVFGIAAEIDGMITEFTSQYPDFNAILTGGDLPFFATKVKSKIFADPDLLLKGLNLILNYNVPHIR